In a genomic window of Streptomyces pristinaespiralis:
- a CDS encoding C40 family peptidase yields the protein MVSHRRPSQPGLTRGARGTVLSAAAAATAAALGAGAAPAGAEPGTGTEEARARVDRLYQEAEQATESFNAAGERVERLHEQVRHAQDRVARSQERINRMREALGSVAGAQYRSGGIDPALALLLSPDPDGYLDAAATLDRISERHTAALTDFRREQRDLGQERREASRDLAELERSRSAVARHKRTVERKLGEARRLLNALPAEDRAAYDRSSRSGRDDLAGMAAPPDLPAASPWAAAAMTAARGAVGRPYAWGATGPAAFDCSGLVQWSYAQAGVGLPRTSRAQADAGTRVPLSAARPGDIVTYRSDASHVGMYVGNGQVVHAPYPGAAVRYDPVGMMPVYAVTRV from the coding sequence GTGGTGTCCCACCGCCGACCCTCACAGCCCGGCCTCACACGCGGTGCCCGGGGCACCGTACTGTCCGCCGCCGCGGCGGCCACGGCCGCCGCCCTCGGCGCCGGTGCCGCACCGGCCGGTGCCGAGCCGGGAACCGGCACGGAGGAGGCCCGGGCCAGGGTGGACCGGCTCTACCAGGAGGCCGAACAGGCCACGGAGAGCTTCAACGCCGCGGGCGAGCGCGTCGAGCGGCTCCACGAACAGGTCCGGCACGCGCAGGACAGGGTGGCCCGCAGCCAGGAACGGATCAACCGGATGCGCGAGGCCCTCGGCTCCGTGGCGGGCGCCCAGTACCGCTCCGGCGGCATCGATCCGGCGCTGGCGCTGCTGCTCTCCCCGGACCCGGACGGCTACCTCGACGCGGCGGCGACGCTGGACCGCATCTCCGAACGCCACACCGCCGCGCTGACCGACTTCCGCCGGGAGCAGCGCGACCTCGGCCAGGAACGCCGGGAGGCCTCACGCGACCTGGCCGAACTGGAGCGCAGCAGAAGCGCCGTGGCCCGCCACAAGCGCACCGTGGAACGCAAGCTCGGGGAGGCCCGGCGGCTGCTGAACGCGCTGCCGGCCGAGGACCGGGCGGCGTACGACCGGTCCTCGCGCTCCGGCCGTGACGACCTGGCGGGCATGGCCGCGCCCCCCGATCTCCCGGCCGCGTCGCCGTGGGCGGCGGCGGCCATGACGGCCGCGCGCGGTGCGGTCGGCCGGCCCTATGCGTGGGGCGCCACCGGGCCCGCCGCCTTCGACTGCTCGGGCCTCGTGCAGTGGTCCTACGCACAGGCGGGAGTGGGCCTGCCGCGCACCTCCCGGGCCCAGGCGGACGCGGGCACACGCGTGCCCCTCTCGGCGGCCCGGCCGGGCGACATCGTCACGTACCGGAGCGACGCGAGCCATGTCGGGATGTACGTGGGGAACGGGCAGGTGGTGCAC